In Poecile atricapillus isolate bPoeAtr1 chromosome 1, bPoeAtr1.hap1, whole genome shotgun sequence, the sequence GTTTGGATCAGTTTCCAGACTGTCACCTTGGGAgatgaaatacagtatttttcaaGCTGCAGGACTGGCTCCCAGCGGCTTTGAATTTGGCTGACGGTTCCTGTTCTTGGGCCTATCATTCTCAGACGCTTATTTACTGTGTGCACTCCACAAAGGAGGGCTTGAGGCATCTTTCCAAGGTCTGCTTTCAATAGAGGAGTTGTCAGCCAGCCACAAAGCTCTTGAAAACCCTCAGTTTTTAGGGTCATTTTAAGTTGCTGCTTTATTTCCACCTGGTGATTGAGACCTGCATAAAGCCAGCCATTGAGAttgacactggggacatggctcTTTCTGATGACTTGATCTGTTGATTTAAGATGTGTTTATTTGATTACTTAGTTGATGTGTTTAAGATTCGTGTGTGCTACCAGTGGGACAATGCTGATGTACATGTTATCTTTTGATAAGGCACcttggtttttaattttcttagtgATAATGCTTAAATCTGCCTGGCATTTGAACACAGAGGCTTAAGCAAACCGTTTGGACTTCCAGgtcaaagaaaataacatttcctaTGAACTGGACTTTTCCAAAGTGTACTGGAACCCGCGCCTGTCCACAGAGCACAGCCGTATAGTGGAGCTGCTGAAGGCCGGCGACGTCCTCTTCGACGTCTTTGCTGGCATCGGACCTTTCGCCATCCCAGCAGCCAAGAGAAAGTGCCGAGTGTTTGCCAACGACCTCAACCCCGAGTCCTACACCTGGCTCCTGCACAACTGCAAGCTCAACAGAGTGGACACCAAGGTAAAGGCGTTCAACATGGACGGCAGGGACTTCCTGCGGGGGCCGGTGAGGGAGGAGCTCAGCAAAGAGCTCCCGCTCCTGAAAGAAGAACAGAAAACCGCTTTCCACATAGTGATGAATttgccagctctggctgtggagTTTCTGGATGTTTTCAGGCACCTCTTGGTTGGggagccctgcagccctgctggccTTCCCACTGTGCACTGCTACGGGTTCTCCAAACACAGCAACCCAGCCAGAGACATTCAGGAGCGAGcagaagctgtgctgggaaCCTCCTTGGCTGGACGCTGTTCCACTTTCCTGGTCAGGAACGTGGCGCCCAACAAGGAGatgctgtgcctcagtttccagATCCCAGCAGATGTGCTCTACAAGAGGCCCTGCCCTGACGAAGGTAAGGAGCAAACCTCCCGTGTGGCGTTGGGATTTCAGGCTGCACCTTGTGCTGCCTCAGGCTGGTCAGCCCCATGGGCCACTCCAGGCATGTGACAGCGGCGTGGATGTGGCAGGCAGGACGAGCGCCTGCACgtgtgcagcagctgcagggcttCCTTGCTTTGGTAACAGCAGCCTGCTCCTCTGATCCCAGCATGAGCCTCCCCAGAAAAATGGACTGGACAGGATCGCCCCACAGGCCATAAACCAGACCTTTATGCCTCAGGTTGTGcgctgggggaggaaggggactgagtgatccttgtgggtccctccAGTGCAGGATATTCAGTGGCTCTGTGATCTAATGCCAAGCACACATCTCTGTTAGCTCAGTCCTTCAGAACTGGAGCTGCATTTTTGCCCAGATCAGTACACTTCCAAGGGACTGGTCCCAGCTCTGACCTTCTCCTTATGCTCACATAGATTCAGTGAGGCCTGGAGTCACCACATCAGCAGAATCAGGTTCTGTACCTGGTTCAATTTAATTGAGACATAGATACCCTTAGAGATCTTCAGTActgaatttgtttgttttgtgggtttgggtttttttttatttataattgttCATTTGTTCTTAAAGTACTTGTAGAAACTAGTTGGTTTCAGTGATCTTGGGCTTTGCACTACATGACAAAGAGAGCAGAGGAAAGCTCTCAGCCTGCAGTTACACGaactggagaaaaggagatttaTATAAAGCTTTAATGccatgaattatttttatgctgTTGTTGGGTAGCACTGAAATGTAGGTCAAAATGTAGCTCCATACAGgttttttggaagttttttttGGCATTCAGTAAAGACCCCCCATTATTGCTCTAGGAGTTTTCATTTGTGACTGTTAATCCTGATTTTAACTCTCATCTCTTCTTATTAAATCCCTTAAcagagctccctgctccagagcttGTGATTAGGTCAGTCTGTTACTGTACATTAAATAACTTACTTTTTCTAACCTTTTCCAGCAAAACCAGCCTCGAAACGTCTGTGTACCAGCCAAGATTCTTCAGAAGAGAAGCTACTGAGTTGAAGACCAGAGCTGTGGTGACTACCTTAATTTGTGTAAAGGATATTTGGGGTTTTACTCCATGAGTTATAAGGAGCAGACCTGTGTTCCCATCAAGTTGCAGCTTTCCTCTGGGAGTCTTGCTTCCTGCAGTcacctttttttctcattgtggGATCGATTGAAATTGTTATCActacaaaaaattaaaactttattCTCTTATAATAAATGTGTTTTGGTACTTCCCTGCTCTCTGTTGtttcatattctgtgctaaCTCAGTGACAGGGCCTGGGGTTGTTTAGTAGCATTTTGATAATGTGCAAGTTGTGGGGGAGAACAGATTTTTATGCCTTGTCGGGTCTAGGAAGGTGACTTACACAACCCCTGCCCTGGATTCTCCAACAAATGTTTTGGTTTGAGAATATTGGATTATGGTTAGCAGATGCACAGCTCTTGAGTAAGCAAGGTAACCTTTCAAAAGCTTAATTTGAGATACCAAAAGGGCAAAATAGCCCAATATCCTGAGGTTTTGagtaaaaaatgctttttaacaCCAAGATTTAGTTAGGGATTAGTTGACTCCTACTTGTGTTTGCCCATGGTCAGAGCCAGAAAGACTTTAATGTCTTTTGCACATTTGCAGATGAAGTTCATGCTTGCATTGCAGTTCCAGGCTGAAACCAGCACCTGAAAAACAGTTCTGTCCTGAAACCGTGTCCTCCTCTGGCTTTTGTGCCTCTGccctctcccagctctccctACCTCTGCCTGCTCCCCTGCTGCAGTCCCTGGATGATCTTTCTGGCTGGCTGCTTGTACTCTGCAGGGATTTGAAAAGCCTCTGCctttgatttccttttcttaCCCATCCAAACTATTGTTGGGCAATGTCAACCACAAATAGTTTATTTGGCCGGAGAACTCGGCTCGCCCTCTCAGTTTCAGATATTTTCCCTCAGCCCAAGCTCTGAGCTCACGCCCAGCAACCAGATGTCTGTCaccctcctggccctgctgctgtggctccagccctgagcctgcagcctGCTGCATTTTTGGTTCTCACCCAAACACCACCAAGGGCCATGGATTTGTTTTGCTCGTGGCTCCGTGTGACAGCCTTTCCTTCCCTTGGCTGCGCAGCCGCTGTTTGGAGTGAGCCCTCGCAGCCTGGTTCCTGCAGGATCACATTTATCAATCCCCAGGGAGGCCATCCTGGCTCTCCTGGGTATCCTGATTCCTCCCTGGCCCGCACTGAGCCTGAGCACTCCTGCTCAAGCCTTTAACACCAGTCCCTGCAGCTCCAACCTGGGAGTGCTCTcctcccaggctctgctgtgctgggattCTGCCCCGgcctcactgctgccactgcctgtcctgtgtcctgacccctctgctgctctccagctgctgccctctGCCTTTCCATAAACATCTGAAGGTGGCTCCTGTTCTCCAGAGCCCACCACAAACACTGCTGGAGCGATAAGGCTCTCCACCACTCTGGAATGGTGCAGCCACCCTGGGACCATTGCCTGACACAGACTGCAGGTCCCTGGGACTCCACATTGCTTCACAGCCCCAATTTAGGGCTTGGCACCACTGCACCAACAGAAACCAGGCTTTGATCACCATTTCTGGGTCAAGCCTGTAAAATACGTAACTGATTTTCATTAAAGcgtcccagggcagggaaggattTGAAATGGTAgaagtttttttcccttaaggaCTGAATGCAAGAGTTATTCCAGCAGCAGAACTTCAGTTTAGATGCCAGTCTAGCAGATATATCACTATACTCATAACCAGGGGGTTTCCAGCTGTCTGTGCAGTTGCCAGTTCTGTGTACAAGAAATGACataataaatgttatttaaGCCAAGTTAATGAGTGTATTGAAATTAGAAATATTAATATGCATATGCAGTTCTGCATTCCTTAGGGCAGGACCTGGGGCTTTACAAAGTGAATATAAAGAGATCATTGGTGAGGTGCATCTTTGCCAGTCTGGGTAAacctgggaaaggggagagaggagggaaggatCTGATCTCTTCCACACCTCTGCCTTCTGTAACATTCCTTGTCAGCAGCTGTTCTGAGCACAACCAAGGGGATTTCAAAGGGCAATGGAAATTTTGCCATCTCCCCCCATTTTCTTTAATAAGAAAACATCAAGTCTGGAACAgattttattcttctctttattacagcataaaaaaaaaatacatccatCTAGTGCACTCCTCAGAGCAGGATTCAATAGGTACGAGCAGGTGGCCTATAAAACATGGTCCAAGGTGGCTGTCCTGAGCAGGTTTCCATCTCCTGCAGTTGGTTAATGTTCCATTGCAAGGAGCGGGCAAGGAATACAAAAAGGATCACATCAGGTGGCAGGGATCATCCCCAAAGCCAAAGGGATGTTCCCACCTAAAGAAGCTCCTGAGTTTATGACAGAAATTTGCAAATGGAGataaacagcaaaaaacaaacatacaaaagcaaaacaaacaaacaaaccccaaaaggGAATCCCACAATTTTGACTACTTCAGTGACTTTGCCTTGTATCAAGGTTTCTTAGATTGCTTCTAGAGCACCTCAGCTGAAAGCCCTTGAGCTAAAGATTTGTTTTCCAAGCAAAGGTGAGAACCAAGTGACACATGGAGGAAGGATCCCACACAAGAGTTGTGTCAGCATATTTCCAGAGTTTCTCATCTCATCCAGCTGGCAGGAGGAAAAACCCACTTGTCTAAACTGGGGAAACTAGTTTTATGGGAAGAAAATGTAGGCTTGAATATTGACACTAAATGTTATAATcaaaatggcatttaaatgCTTGTGCAAATAAAACCCTGCAATAAGAGTAAAACCACAAACTTTATTAAAGTCtggctttatttaaaaaaaatttacaagtGTATTTCTTTAAGCCTCAAACGTACACAGCTGAGTTATTCACATCTTCCATTAGATGTGGCTTATTGCTTCAGCCTCCCTCAGCAAAGTGCCACATGACTAACGAGCTTCCCCCTCCACAAGAATGTATCTACCATTTCACAAAGCTCTCGTGCAGACGGGGTTTGTTTTCTCCCTTGAACACTTAAACGCAGCTGGTTTTGCACCAGAGGGGTGCACAGAGCAGTGAGTGCAGCCCGGCCGATGCAGATGGCGGCGATCCTGCCCCACCTTTGCTGGCTTGGGTCGCTCCTCGCCCCGCTGGGTGTCCCTtggccacaggctgctgctccctggctaACTGGGGTGCCAGAAGAGCCCGCTGAAAGCGTCCTGCAGGGCCCGGTGACAAGCCAGGGAGGACGCGTAGCCCCCAGCCAGGTCCTGCGGAGAGGCGGCTCGAACGTGGGTGAGGTACCTGCAGCAAAGAGCGGCGTTATTTTAGAGCAGAGGAAACACATCCAGCACCCTGTAGTTCACAGGACAGCGAGGCTGAGGCTACTTTTTAGGAGAAAACAAGGAGATGGAGCTGCCCACTGCCCGCTGGACACATCAGGATAAAGCCTGCATGAGCTGAAGCAATGACGCACCTTCAGGCAGGCTGCCCCAACCAGCGCTCTGGTGGCACAGGGCTGAGGGCACCCAGGGGTTTGTGCTCTCTGTGCTCGCTCTGGGGGTGGTTCATCTCCCCATTCCCACAGGTCCTGCCGAGACCAGGACACCACCAGAAGCTTTCCTGCACTCCCACAGAAACAGGAGGGTTTCAGCTCTGCTACTTAATGCCAGACACCCACCAAGCTGATGGCACCAGTTGCTCTGATGACCACAAAACTTCCTTTGCTTGCTACCTGTGCCTGGAGCCCACTGACCCTGGGAATTAGACCTGTGGGAGGCCACCATCATTTTGGCTAAAGAAGATTCTAAATTTCCCCATTAATCATCACCCATTTGCAGAGCCATTTAATTCTACCCCAAACCTTCCAGAGCGATGAGTTGACATGGAAGCAGGAGTTGACATGGAAACACAAACAcactgtgctggcactgccactcTTGGCTGCCCTTGGCTCCTTCCAAGGGCTCCACCCCAGCCACACACACCGAGAGCTCCTGTTAAAGGATGGCTTCATCCCACACTGTAACCCCACAGCTCTTGCACCCCATGAGACAAGCACAAGACAGATTCCCCACTAGTTTTGCACCAAACCCCATCAAACAGACAGATCACCAGCCCAGCAAGACCAGCCTGAGAACCATCTCCAATCCTGAGCACCAGACACAAGCCCATGAACACAAAGTGCTTTCCACAGGGGCCACGCTTCAGCTGCTGTTTTGATTCCTCACTTGGTACATGTTGCTCCTGGGAAGGTTGAGTCACTCCACCCCTGGCTTGGCAATCCAAGCATAAACTTGCAAAATGCACACAGCCTTTTATAATGTTATCCCGAGAAACCTAAAACAGCTGCACTTTTGGCAGGAAAATACAGGACCACCAGTAAAATATCCAAAACAGTTGCATCTTTTAATTTATGACTGTACACTGTTTCCATAAAGAGTATATAAAACAGGTCAGATTTTATAGGTAAGACATAATAAACAGTCATACCCATTGATGCcataaaagcacagaaaaagatATTACTGAGAAATGATTAATTACAgttttaaaaactgtatttcttgCACCTAATAACCACAATGCACAGACATGAGCAATGATTCTGAGGGATTCTTGGTGAGATGCTGAAGCTGAGACTGAATTTACCTCCTGTGAGGTGTTTTGAGGTGTTTTGTACCAAGCTGTGACAGAATCTGGCTCTCACTGCCAGACACTGGTTCCCATCAGCACAGACACAGGCAGGAACAcgaaataataataaaataaaccctGTTAATAGTGCTCAGTCCAAAAGAATCCACAAATACAGCAACAAAGCTGGTCCCATCTCTAAATTTGCAAGGTGGGGGTTGTCTGCAGAGAGCTTCTGGTTTGTGGCACAAGACATTTTatgggttttaatttttttttttaacattcttGTTACTTGTCCCTTAATATTTTAAGAGGAAGATCTCATCCTTCCCAAAGGACATTTAAAACTGCTGCGGGAAACAGGAGCTCCTTTCCCCAGCCAGGAATGATGGGCACTGACAACAACAAATAATTTCCTTCAAAACGCTGGTGTGAAACTACCTCTAGCCTCCAAACCAGAAAGTCTTATAAAAATCAGATCCCATCTTGGATTTCACTTCTATCATATTTATTTCATTGCACAAGTACATTTTCCCCTCATGCATGAAAGAGTCCAGTGAAAACGGgataattttacattttaatattaACAAAGGTTGGTTGTGTCTTTCTCATTACTTTTCTTATCTGCTCTTACTTATATATcactgaaaggagaaaaacagagtctattgtttccctttttctaCAATATCTGAAATTGGAGAGTCAGTTTCATAAGACAGCCTGacttccagccactgcagaaCTTGTAGTTAATTGGGAGGTATCTCTGAAGCAATACAAAATCACTGCCAAACGGGCTCCCATCGACTTTTACTGCACAACCTGCCCTAATTCTCCTTATTCCTGTGAAACGAGCACAGCCCACTGCTGGCTGTCAAGTGagctctttattttcttgttaaGTATCTGAACTTACTGCTCTTGACCCATTTAATTACTGTGGTACACCAGGCAATTGCAAAGAATCTGCCACGCTGAAGCCACACAATGAGAAGCGAATGTGTTTTGCTGGCTTTTCCACACCGGTCCCCATCTGTGCTGCCTGATTCCAGCCATCCCCTCCACAGGAGAATCTCTCTGAACTGGATTCCTGGGGTTTCTGGCAGAGGTCAGCACATCTTTTCATGTACACCTTtacaacagcagcaggaagaagcGCTTGCCaagttttatttccaaaaagCCGAGCTCCGTTAGGTATTGGGACCTGGAGGTAATTGCTCTCACTAGTTAGCAAATTCCAGCACACTGGGTCTGTTTTTCATAGGTTTATTTTAAGTACCTGTAAATCTTATAAGCAGAAACCAGGAAAAAGAGGTTTGCTTTTTCTGGTGCACAGTTTTTTAATGTAACTTGTTTTTACTGAGGGCAGACTAAACTCTGAAGTTAAAAAAAGTCTGCACTATTATTTTTGAGCAGGGCTaaagggctgtgtgttccctGGCCCACCATTTCACACTTCCCATTCCCAGCAATGCCTATGCTCTGCTTCAGGCTCTGCCCAAACAAGCCCCCTTTCCTTGGCTGCAGCCTTTGGATGTTGATCTTCCCCGTTAACCTTTCACATCAGTTAAAACACGTCGTATTTTGTTCTTCATGAGCCTTGGGGGGCTCATTCCTGACCTCCAGTTTCTCATCACCATGGAGGgggtgggaggaaaaaaaaaaaaaaaaaacaaaaaaaccctcctgttTTCAAGGAAAGAGGTGTAATTCACACTGGTGTGGAGGCTCAGAATCAAGCTGGTCGTTCCTGGGAGGGggttttcttcatgttttctcttttcctgaggCTGTGTCACAACCACTTCACCAGGAGAGGCCAGGGCTGTGAGAGCTACATGGGCTCAGTGTGGCAGCAGATTCCATCCCCCTGtgccttcccagcacagcccaggagccccagtccccctggcactgctgctgctgagagccaGAGGACCCAACAGCAGCTCAGCAACGCCCAGGGCCACTGGCAAACATCTCCTCACTGCTCAGCAGGGTGGTCTTGTTCCAGAGGAACTCGGGAAGGATGTCAGAAACAATCAGAGAGAATGGAGAAACAGCACAATCAAACCTGGCTAAAATAAAcaccaaccaaaaaccaaacaaagctAAAAACCCCTAcctaaaaaaaaacagaaagaaccAAACATACAACCAACAAGCCCAAACCACCCCACAGTATGTTCCTTCACCCACCCAACTGAAAGTACCAGGGCTAGGGATTGTTTCACACAATCTTCCCTGCTACCCAAGAGAAATACACTGCCAGGGGTGTTTCTGCAGATGCACCACTTATGCATTACATATGGAATAACTATGTATTTGGcatacagatattttttcttttacctatTAGGCATTTTATGggagtgaagaaaagaaaaatcattcacAAGTtgacagggaaaaataaaaaagaaataatttaatttgattcCACAGAGTAGATTTACTGCTCATCTGATTATCTGCAGTATCCAAGACAGAAAGTAATGGGGCAGACATTAGATCTGGGAAATGTTCCAGATTCatcatttaaataataaatagtgGTTGCATAAAGCAAGCAAAATACTCTGGTCTGGAAAATTGTGTGAAGCATTAGCAAGGCAGTAGCATAGGCTGCTGCATTCCTGAGCCCTTCTGGAGACAGCATTTCCATTAGATTTACCAATCCCTAGGATGAGCTGTTGCTGTGTTACTCAGGGTGAGCTGCAGAGACTGGGTCTGCTCAGAGGAGAGAGGCACAAAAGGAACTGGGCTGAGTCTGCCCTGGGTCGGCTCAGGAATGTGTGGCCTGAGTTATTCTCTGAGCAGGTACAAACTGAgctcctctgctcagctctgttttcctttcaacACAGTTGGTCCATGCAGCCAAACAGAATTTGTTTATAAAATGAGCCGAGTTCATTGCTGTTCTCCATTAAATAGTCCCAGGAAATGCATTTGGGAACAGGCCTTCACTGGGTGTTATTCAAATACGGTGTGCTTCTCCCTCTCTCAGACTAATATGACTAAGGCAGGGCAAAAACACAAGGCACAAAGCTGCTCCTCAAATCCAGAACAGCAATTCATCATTCCAGGGAGTACCTACAAGCCTaatcttcaaattaaaaaacaaagaaagaatcAAACTGCCTTTCATCCATTTTAGCAGACACTATCTGGGCAATATGATTGTATTTAGATGTTAAACCCACCAGCAATATTGGTATCAGAAGTTCCTGCTGaaccccagccagcacagcctgctctgagACAGAATTCAAGTTTAATGCAGCCATGAGCTCAGCAAGGGATCCTCATGAGCCCAACCCAACCCCTCCTTGCCTGAGGTCACACTGCCAGCCCTGACAGCAGCTGGGCACCTGCCACCAGCCTCTCCTCTTCTCCACCCTCCAGACCACAcagagaaaatgggagaaaatctATTTAATAGGTGCAATCACTGAAGGAGTTCTGTTacttttttgtggttttttttctatctttctcTGTATACAATTGCAGCAATCAGTGTGGATGTCAAAACAGGGCTATGCATGATGAGGTCCAAATATGACAGATCccaaagcagagagaggaaataCATTTTCACCCAGATTATGGCATCTTATGTACTGAACACAGCCCATAGTGCAGGGGTACAAGGAAAAGTCACTCTAAATACCACAACAGAGTTCTGGCTACTAAAACATCCTGCCAAAGACAAGTGGTCCAGCACAGACActgcccctgcagctccagcaatCCCACCTGcagacagcagtgctgtgcacaTTCAGCTTAGTAAGCCaggctttttttattattattaataaccCTGTGCTGCTTTCGGAGGGCTTAGTGAGCAGAAATTGCTCTCTGAGGTGTCAGATGAATGCCAGACCCTTCTCCATGCCACAGATTTGCTCAGCCCATTTCACTCACCCAGGGACCTGCTGCAGAGCCATCGCTTACTCATCACAATCCCAATTTCCAGCAAGGAAATTTAGTGCCTTCATCTTTCTGCAAAAGCAGATGCCTTCTGTCTCTAATGGATCTCTTTTTGTTACAGTtaaggatgaagaaaaaaatgtaattgagAGTTTACACATCTAGAACTTTTATTTCTCCAGTTTAGGTTTTCTGAGTGAAGAACTACGCTCTACCAGAAATAAACTTTCCCAGTAGAAAAGATAGGAAATGCCCTGCCCAGCAAATCAATAGAAGAAATATGGGACTCCAAGTGATTCTTTCTAACCTCTTCCATCTGCTTTTTCTAAACACCAATTTGTTTCAAACATGGTCAGTTTTCTCAGGGCAGGAGTGTGTGTAACTGCGTGTGGTGAAACAAAgtactttaaaattaaaacaaaacaggtCTGCCTCAGCACACCTCAGCTAAGATGGAACAGGACAGAGTTCTGCTACCAGACTCTGAAAGAGGcgaaaaaaagcctcaaaatgTGATATTAGCTATGAAACAGCTGTCACTGATAAAGCCAGTTCTGACTCCAAAGGTAGAAATTAGTGATAAGTTATTCCCCTCTCTTCTTCTCCCTTACAATGTCCTTTATATAAAGGGCAAACATTTTGGATCCTGGAAACCCAAACCTTGGGGCTCAGTGCTCCCTCCCAGTCAGCTGCTGCAGTAACCAATAAAGAGGTTTCTGAGGGTTTAATGTAAAAACTACAACACTTTTATTTGATGTTTCACATAAACTGTTTCCTCTGTTAATGGTGAAAACCATCACCTGTAAGATATATATCTAATGACCCATCTCAGAGAGTTTATTACAGATTACCTGTGAACTGGTGAGTGCAGTTGTGAAACCTGGAATagaaaaacctttaaatgcaAAGACCTAAAGTCACAGAACACCTCCTTGGTGGGATATTTTCCCATACTACCTTCCCTAAAAACTTCCTCTTTTTGTGATGAAATCCAGAGACCAAACATTTCCACTGAAAAG encodes:
- the TRMT5 gene encoding tRNA (guanine(37)-N1)-methyltransferase isoform X2 — encoded protein: MLLAQHSGRIPGLFVVVKKNTFFTMPETVEDKTNPELYLPHPGVRGMTLLNREAFKRTVVLPALKVKKEIVHSVLKSLKQSVLQRPGLKRVVEDPEDEDSRFVILDPHKVPEFSLGESEQQVLKQLSVHPEVTKYHLELTYENFKSEEILRAVLPEGQEVTSGFSRVGHIAHLNLRDHQLPYRHLIGQVIMDKNPGISCVVNKTSIIDSTYRNFEMEVLAGENNLVTKVKENNISYELDFSKVYWNPRLSTEHSRIVELLKAGDVLFDVFAGIGPFAIPAAKRKCRVFANDLNPESYTWLLHNCKLNRVDTKVKAFNMDGRDFLRGPVREELSKELPLLKEEQKTAFHIVMNLPALAVEFLDVFRHLLVGEPCSPAGLPTVHCYGFSKHSNPARDIQERAEAVLGTSLAGRCSTFLVRNVAPNKEMLCLSFQIPADVLYKRPCPDEAKPASKRLCTSQDSSEEKLLS